A window of Microbispora hainanensis genomic DNA:
GTGCCGCTGGCGACCGAGTCGACGCAGTCGAGGTTGCCGCAGCGGCACAGCACTCCGCCGCCGTCCCGCACGGGGATGTGCCCGATCTCCCCGGCCGCGCCGAGCGCGCCGCGCAGGATGCCGCCGCCGGAGATGACTCCGGCGCCGATGCGGGTGGAGACCTTCACGAACAGCAGGTCGTCGAGCTCCGAGGCGTAGACGACCCGGTGCTCGCCCATCGCGATGACGTTCACGTCGTTGTCCACGAGCACCGGCACGTCGAACCGCTCGGCGATGATCGGCGGGATCACCACGCCGGTCCAGCTCGCCATCACGCGGGCGCTCTCGACCCGGCCGGCGGCGAACTCCACGGTCGCAGGCACGCCCAGGCCGATGCCGACGACGTCGTCGCGCCCGTCGAGCAGCTTTTCCCAGGTGTCCATGAGCAGGGGCAGGACGACGCCCGGCCCCTCCTCGACGTCGATGTCCAGGTCGGTGCGGTGCAGCACCTCGCCCGCGAGGTCGCACAGCGCGATCTGCGTACGGCGGGCGCCGAGCGAGGCCACCGGGACGACTCCCCCGGAGGTGGCGAAGCGCAGTCGCATGGGCGGGCGGCCGCCGGTGGACGGCCCCTCGGCGTCCTCCACGATCAACCCGCGCTGCAGCAGGTCGCTGACGCGGTGCGCGACGGCCGGTCGGGACAGGCCCGTCACACGGCCGATGTCGGCGCGCGTCACCGCCTCCCCGCTCCGGATGAGCTGGAGGACCTCGCCGGTCGTGGCTAGACGTGACATCGAGCGTAAGTGAAGCACAGAAGCTCACCTAAGTTCAATGACTTATTCATTCGAAGTTACAAAAGTCGGCTTGAAAAGTCGCATAACTTCCCGATACTGTCCCTTCCGTGCCCGATCGACACCTGGTGCCCGATCAACGGGTCGAAGACCGGACGTCAGGCCGGGCACACGTCCCGGGACGAAGGATCCGGGGCGAGTTGGACCCCGCCTCGCGGCGGCCCCGGCAGGAGGAGAACCTTCCGTGACGCACCCCGTTATCACCGAGGTCACCGAACGCGTGGTCGCGCGCAGCCGCGAGAGCCGCGAGGCCTACCTGGAGCGGGTGCGCCGCGCCGGGGCCGAACTGCGTGAGCGGGGGCCGGCCCGGGGGCGGCTCGGCTGCGCCAACCTGGCCCACGGCTTCGCCGCCGCACCTGCCGAGGACAAGATCGGCCTGCGTGGTACGGCGAAGCCGGGCGTGGCCATCGTGACCTCGTACAACGACATGCTGTCGGCGCACCAGCCGTACGAGACCTACCCGCCAGAGCTGAAGCGGGCGGTCCGCGAGGCGGGCGGCGTGGCACAGGTCGCGGGCGGCGTGCCCGCGATGTGCGACGGCGTCACCCAGGGCCGGGCCGGCATGGAGCTGTCGCTCTACAGCCGCGACGTGATCGCGATGGCGACCGCGATCGCGCTGTCGCACGACATGTTCGACGCGTCCCTGCTGCTCGGGGTCTGCGACAAGATCGTCCCGGGACTGCTCATCGGCGCCTTACGCTTCGGGCACCTGCCGGCGATATTCGTCCCCGCCGGGCCCATGACCTCGGGCCTGCCCAACAAGGTCAAGGCCAGGGCGCGGCAGGCCTTCGCGGAAGGCAAGATCGGCCGACTGGAGATGCTCGACGCCGAGGCCTCGTCCTACCACTCCCCCGGCACCTGCACGTTCTACGGCACCGCCAACTCCAACCAGCTCCTCATGGAGGTCATGGGCCTCCACCTGCCGGGAGCGACGTTCGTCAACCCGCACACCGAGCTGCGGCGCGCGCTGACCGCGGCGGCGGCCCGGCGGGCGGTCGCGATCACCCCGCACGGCGCGGAGTACACGCCCGTCGCCGAGGTCGTGGACGAGAAGGCGATCGTCAACGCGGTCGTCGCGCTGCTGGCCTCCGGCGGCTCCACCAACCACACGATGCACCTGGTCGCCATGGCCGCGGCCGCCGGCATCGAGCTGACCTGGGACGACATGGCGGCCCTGTCGAAGGTCGTGCCGCTGATCACCCGCATGTACCCCAACGGCCAGGCGGACGTGAACCACTTCCAGGCCGCGGGCGGCATGGCGGTGTTCATCGGCGACCTGCTCGACGCCGGGCTGCTCCACGAGGACGTGCTCACGGTCGCCGGGCGCGGACTCGGCCTCTACCGCTCGGCTCCCACGCTCAAGGACGGCGCGCTGGTGTGGGACGAGCGGACCGAGCCCAGCACCGACACCGACGTGCTCCGGCCGGTCGCCGAGCCGTTCTCCCCCGACGGGGGCATCCACATGCTGACGGGCAACCTGGGCCGGGCGGTGAGCAAGGTCTCCGCCGTCAAGCCCGAGCACCTGGTGATCGAGGCCCCCGCCAAGGTGTTCGACGACCAGCTCGACCTGCTCGCCGCGTTCGAGCGGGGCGAGCTCGACGGGCAGGACTTCGTCGCGGTCGTCCGCTATCAGGGCCCCCGGGCCAACGGCATGCCCGAGCTGCACAAGCTCACCCCACCGCTGGCCGTCCTGCTCGACCGCGGCCAGAAGGTGGCCATCGTCACCGACGGCCGCATGTCCGGCGCCTCGGGGAAGGTCCCCGCGGCGATCCACCTGTCTCCCGAGGCCGCCGACGGCGGGCCGATCGCGCTGCTGCGCGACGGCGACGTGATCCGCCTCGACTCGGCCGCCGGCACCCTCACCGTGCTCGCCGACCTCACCGGTCGTACGCCGGAGGGCGCCCCGCTGACCGACGAGCAGTGGGCCGGCACCGGCCGCGAGCTGTTCGCCTCGTTCCGCCGCACGGTCGGCCCGGCCGAGCGCGGCGCGAGCGTCTTCGGAGGTGCCGCGTGAGCCTTCCCTGGCTGGTCGCGGACGTCGGCGGAACCAACGCCAGGTTCGGTTTGGTGACCCGGCCCGGAGGGCAGCCGGAGGCGGTAGCCGTACTCGACGTTTCCCAGCATCTCGGCCTTGCCGATGCCGTAGCCGCCTATCTCGCAGA
This region includes:
- a CDS encoding ROK family transcriptional regulator, which gives rise to MSRLATTGEVLQLIRSGEAVTRADIGRVTGLSRPAVAHRVSDLLQRGLIVEDAEGPSTGGRPPMRLRFATSGGVVPVASLGARRTQIALCDLAGEVLHRTDLDIDVEEGPGVVLPLLMDTWEKLLDGRDDVVGIGLGVPATVEFAAGRVESARVMASWTGVVIPPIIAERFDVPVLVDNDVNVIAMGEHRVVYASELDDLLFVKVSTRIGAGVISGGGILRGALGAAGEIGHIPVRDGGGVLCRCGNLDCVDSVASGTAILRDLRAKGRDVMSLADVTALVRAGDAETMAVVRQAGRWLGEVISGAVNLLNPAVVVLGGDVAEMFQPLVSGVREVVYRRSTQLATRSLRIERSRLGPGAGITGCALMVLDHVLSAQAVDAAAR
- the edd gene encoding phosphogluconate dehydratase; translation: MTHPVITEVTERVVARSRESREAYLERVRRAGAELRERGPARGRLGCANLAHGFAAAPAEDKIGLRGTAKPGVAIVTSYNDMLSAHQPYETYPPELKRAVREAGGVAQVAGGVPAMCDGVTQGRAGMELSLYSRDVIAMATAIALSHDMFDASLLLGVCDKIVPGLLIGALRFGHLPAIFVPAGPMTSGLPNKVKARARQAFAEGKIGRLEMLDAEASSYHSPGTCTFYGTANSNQLLMEVMGLHLPGATFVNPHTELRRALTAAAARRAVAITPHGAEYTPVAEVVDEKAIVNAVVALLASGGSTNHTMHLVAMAAAAGIELTWDDMAALSKVVPLITRMYPNGQADVNHFQAAGGMAVFIGDLLDAGLLHEDVLTVAGRGLGLYRSAPTLKDGALVWDERTEPSTDTDVLRPVAEPFSPDGGIHMLTGNLGRAVSKVSAVKPEHLVIEAPAKVFDDQLDLLAAFERGELDGQDFVAVVRYQGPRANGMPELHKLTPPLAVLLDRGQKVAIVTDGRMSGASGKVPAAIHLSPEAADGGPIALLRDGDVIRLDSAAGTLTVLADLTGRTPEGAPLTDEQWAGTGRELFASFRRTVGPAERGASVFGGAA